A window from Myxococcus fulvus encodes these proteins:
- the mdoH gene encoding glucans biosynthesis glucosyltransferase MdoH yields the protein MQAHSFSPESAGYRRAGVLGLAAVTTVVGTCEMHRLLSAQGTSVPEVVLVGLFALCFGWIALSFFTAVAGFLQLALASRMPGLRYPTPEEESQPLVSRTSVVMPIHNEDPAAVFANVQATYESVATTGHLDAFDFYVLSDSTRAESWVAEELAWSDLCRRVGGQGRIFYRRRTDNTGKKAGNLGDFCERWGRRYDFTVVLDADSLMDGRTLVKMARLMELNPRAGILQAPPLNVGRTTLFARLQQFAGRVYGPVVAAGAAAWQLGESNYWGHNAILRTEAFINHCGLPVLPGKQPFGGHILSHDFVEAALMRRAGYTVWLVPELGGSYEQPPPNLLAYAQRDRRWCQGNLQHLSLVMAGGWHPLSRGHFLMGVMSYAASPLWLLFLVSGLVAALHDRFLLDVSTLESPALAFDAPGALRLFAVSMGMLFAPKFLGLTLALFKKGEAARMGGRWKLILSVLAESVLASLLAPVMMLFQSHFVFGTLLGYRVNWSSQQREDADLPWSEAARRHVAHMAVGVAMVAVAALVSTALVAWLMPVVVGLLLAVPLTVLTARASLGLWAARRGLFLMPEETEPPEVVERAQAITEEHGVEPVPDAIERVLTDAKTHALHLALLESQPGLAETTTPAALESARRKLLGDNAEPLSAQEKVAALLDVTTLSEAREQRLTRTLS from the coding sequence ATGCAAGCCCACTCGTTTTCGCCCGAGAGCGCCGGCTACCGGCGCGCCGGAGTGCTGGGACTGGCGGCCGTCACCACCGTGGTGGGGACGTGCGAGATGCACCGCCTGTTGAGCGCTCAGGGAACGTCGGTGCCGGAAGTGGTGCTGGTGGGGCTCTTCGCGCTGTGCTTCGGCTGGATTGCCCTGTCGTTCTTCACGGCGGTGGCGGGCTTCCTCCAATTGGCCCTCGCCTCGCGGATGCCCGGGCTGCGCTACCCCACGCCGGAGGAGGAGTCGCAGCCGCTGGTGTCGCGCACCTCGGTGGTGATGCCCATCCACAACGAGGACCCCGCGGCCGTCTTCGCCAACGTGCAGGCCACGTACGAGTCGGTGGCCACGACGGGGCACCTGGACGCGTTCGACTTCTACGTGCTGAGCGACTCCACGCGCGCCGAGTCGTGGGTGGCCGAGGAGCTGGCGTGGTCGGACCTGTGCCGCCGGGTGGGCGGACAGGGCCGCATCTTCTACCGGCGGCGCACGGACAACACAGGCAAGAAGGCCGGCAACCTGGGTGACTTCTGTGAGCGGTGGGGACGCCGCTACGACTTCACGGTGGTGCTGGACGCCGACAGCCTGATGGATGGCCGCACGCTGGTGAAGATGGCGCGGCTGATGGAGCTCAACCCGCGCGCGGGCATCCTCCAGGCGCCCCCCTTGAACGTGGGCCGCACCACGCTGTTCGCCCGGCTGCAGCAGTTCGCCGGCCGCGTGTACGGCCCCGTGGTGGCGGCGGGCGCGGCGGCGTGGCAGCTGGGCGAGTCCAACTACTGGGGCCACAACGCCATCCTCCGCACGGAGGCGTTCATCAACCACTGCGGCCTGCCGGTGCTCCCGGGCAAGCAGCCCTTCGGCGGCCACATCCTCAGCCACGACTTCGTCGAGGCGGCGCTGATGCGGCGCGCGGGCTACACGGTGTGGCTGGTGCCGGAATTGGGCGGCAGCTACGAGCAGCCCCCGCCGAACCTGCTGGCGTACGCGCAGCGAGACAGGCGCTGGTGCCAGGGCAACCTGCAGCACCTGAGCCTGGTGATGGCGGGGGGCTGGCATCCGCTCAGCCGCGGCCACTTCCTGATGGGCGTCATGTCGTACGCGGCCTCGCCCCTGTGGTTGTTGTTCCTGGTGTCGGGCCTGGTGGCCGCGCTGCACGACCGCTTCCTCCTGGACGTGTCCACACTGGAGTCCCCCGCGCTCGCGTTCGACGCGCCGGGCGCGCTGCGCCTGTTCGCCGTGTCGATGGGGATGCTGTTCGCGCCCAAGTTCCTGGGGCTGACGCTGGCGCTCTTCAAGAAGGGCGAGGCGGCCAGGATGGGCGGCCGGTGGAAGCTCATCCTCAGCGTGCTCGCGGAGAGCGTGCTCGCGTCGCTGTTGGCGCCGGTGATGATGCTGTTCCAGTCGCACTTCGTGTTCGGCACGCTGCTGGGCTACCGGGTGAACTGGTCCAGTCAGCAGCGCGAGGACGCGGACCTGCCCTGGTCCGAGGCGGCGCGGCGGCACGTGGCACACATGGCGGTGGGCGTGGCGATGGTGGCGGTGGCGGCGCTGGTGTCCACGGCGCTGGTGGCGTGGCTGATGCCGGTGGTCGTGGGACTCCTGCTCGCCGTGCCCCTCACGGTGCTGACGGCCCGCGCGTCGCTGGGGCTGTGGGCGGCGCGTCGGGGGCTGTTCCTGATGCCCGAGGAGACCGAGCCGCCCGAGGTGGTGGAGCGGGCGCAGGCCATCACCGAGGAGCACGGGGTGGAGCCGGTGCCTGACGCCATCGAGCGGGTGCTCACCGACGCGAAGACGCACGCGCTGCACCTGGCGCTGTTGGAGTCGCAGCCGGGGCTCGCGGAGACGACGACGCCGGCGGCGCTGGAGTCCGCACGGCGCAAGCTCCTGGGTGACAACGCCGAGCCCCTCTCCGCGCAGGAGAAGGTGGCGGCGCTGCTGGATGTCACCACGTTGAGCGAGGCCCGCGAGCAGCGGCTGACGCGCACGCTGTCGTGA
- a CDS encoding spermidine synthase, with product MTWPRAKGPWWRQAPWTRVLSRSGASLGLTSPGARPARTRRTLSRVFRWLNVPRTVLYVGQPGSYRCIVSQDTEGRRYLQFGWDSAYQSVTGQGFPLQLELEYTQGMVAGVAFVAQPRRILMVGVGAGSLPMFLRAALPQAHIDAVDCDAEVLDIARRYFGLREDAQLRLHLAEGRRYIETPGPAYDVILLDAFGPRGVPRLLATWEFLRAVRARLTPEGAVVSNVHRSPNPLYPAMLQTWRASFEQLHAFDARTTANRVFVGLTTSRKVSRGALKARAGPLARAARFNLRGLMTRRLEDREVRRNAEQGLPWPLTAGILRDSDE from the coding sequence GTGACCTGGCCGCGCGCAAAAGGTCCCTGGTGGAGACAGGCGCCCTGGACGCGGGTCCTCTCGCGCTCCGGGGCCTCGCTTGGCCTGACGTCGCCGGGGGCCCGCCCGGCACGCACCCGGCGCACCCTGTCTCGCGTCTTCCGCTGGCTCAACGTCCCGCGCACCGTGCTGTACGTGGGGCAGCCCGGCTCCTACCGCTGCATCGTCAGCCAGGACACGGAGGGCCGGCGCTACCTCCAGTTCGGCTGGGACAGCGCCTATCAGAGCGTCACGGGGCAGGGCTTCCCGCTGCAATTGGAGCTCGAGTACACGCAAGGCATGGTGGCCGGCGTGGCCTTCGTGGCGCAGCCCCGGCGCATCCTCATGGTGGGCGTGGGCGCGGGTTCTCTGCCGATGTTCCTGCGCGCCGCGCTGCCCCAGGCCCACATCGACGCGGTGGACTGTGACGCCGAGGTGCTCGACATCGCCCGGCGCTACTTCGGCCTGCGAGAGGACGCCCAGTTGCGTCTGCACCTGGCGGAGGGGAGGCGGTACATCGAGACGCCCGGGCCCGCGTACGACGTCATCCTCCTGGATGCCTTTGGCCCCCGGGGTGTGCCTCGCCTCCTGGCGACGTGGGAGTTCCTGCGGGCCGTGCGCGCGCGCTTGACGCCCGAGGGCGCGGTGGTGAGCAACGTGCACCGCTCACCCAATCCGCTCTATCCCGCCATGCTCCAGACCTGGCGCGCGAGCTTCGAGCAACTGCATGCCTTCGATGCGCGCACCACGGCGAACCGTGTGTTCGTGGGGCTGACCACCTCGCGCAAGGTCTCGCGGGGCGCGCTGAAGGCTCGCGCGGGACCGCTGGCCCGGGCGGCGCGCTTCAACCTGCGCGGGCTGATGACTCGCAGGCTGGAGGACCGCGAGGTCCGCCGCAACGCGGAGCAGGGCCTGCCGTGGCCGCTGACGGCGGGCATCCTGCGGGACTCGGACGAGTAG
- a CDS encoding glucan biosynthesis protein, with product MRAVCVRWLGAAMVATAGTACAATPASAAQTRGAQAFSADTVVELARQKAARPYEAPVSTLPESYKSLDYDAYRDIRYRPEKARWRDAKLPFQAQFFHPGRSFQFPVVMHEVAEGKARPLAFSPELFTYGPLVKPGPLKKAEGFAGMRLSHPLNREDVFDELVVFQGASYFRALGRGSLYGLSARGLAIDTATSRPEEFPDFRELWLEKPSPGADRVVVHALMDSPSVTGAYRFTIIPGANTVMEVEATVFARKAVAELGVAPLTSMYLFGENDRGDYDDFRPEVHDSDGLFVWTRAGEQLWRPLQNPERINVSSFQVESPRAFGVLQRDTTFAHYEDLEAHYERRPSAWVEPVGDWGPGVVRLVELPTPDETNDNIVAFWVPKKTLGPGDSLKVAYKLHWGAHSPWPVTGSTVVATRVDAGDSWKGARLKDARPMRRFIIDFAALPDFAEDDVPVELVVSASSGKVLRPIATRHTPTGGWRATFELHPTTPVPTELRAFLKRGPETLTETWSYLWIP from the coding sequence ATGCGCGCGGTGTGCGTGCGGTGGCTGGGCGCGGCGATGGTGGCCACGGCGGGCACGGCGTGCGCGGCGACTCCGGCTTCCGCGGCCCAGACGCGCGGCGCCCAGGCGTTCTCCGCGGACACGGTGGTGGAGCTGGCCCGGCAGAAGGCGGCGCGGCCGTATGAGGCGCCGGTGTCGACGTTGCCGGAGTCCTACAAGTCGCTCGACTACGACGCGTACCGGGACATCCGCTATCGCCCGGAGAAGGCGCGCTGGCGCGACGCGAAGCTGCCCTTCCAGGCGCAGTTCTTCCACCCGGGCCGCTCGTTCCAGTTCCCGGTGGTGATGCACGAGGTGGCCGAGGGCAAGGCCCGGCCGCTCGCCTTCTCCCCGGAGCTGTTCACCTACGGCCCGCTGGTGAAGCCCGGTCCGCTGAAGAAGGCGGAGGGCTTCGCGGGCATGCGCCTGTCGCACCCGCTCAACCGCGAGGACGTGTTCGACGAGCTGGTGGTGTTCCAGGGCGCCAGCTACTTCCGCGCGCTGGGCCGGGGCAGCCTGTATGGCCTGTCCGCGCGCGGGCTCGCCATCGACACCGCGACGTCGCGCCCCGAGGAGTTCCCCGACTTCAGGGAGCTGTGGCTGGAGAAGCCCTCGCCCGGCGCGGACCGCGTGGTGGTGCACGCGCTGATGGACAGCCCCAGCGTCACGGGCGCCTACCGCTTCACCATCATCCCCGGGGCGAACACGGTGATGGAGGTGGAGGCCACCGTCTTCGCGCGCAAGGCCGTGGCGGAGCTGGGCGTGGCGCCGCTGACGAGCATGTACCTGTTCGGCGAGAACGACCGCGGCGACTACGACGACTTCCGCCCGGAGGTGCACGACTCGGACGGCCTCTTCGTCTGGACGCGCGCCGGTGAGCAGCTCTGGCGCCCCCTGCAGAACCCCGAGCGCATCAACGTCTCCAGCTTCCAGGTGGAGAGCCCGCGCGCCTTCGGCGTCCTGCAGCGCGACACGACGTTCGCCCACTACGAGGACCTGGAGGCGCACTACGAGCGCCGGCCCTCCGCGTGGGTGGAGCCGGTGGGCGACTGGGGCCCGGGCGTGGTGCGGCTGGTGGAGCTGCCGACGCCGGACGAGACGAACGACAACATCGTCGCCTTCTGGGTGCCGAAGAAGACGCTGGGCCCCGGCGACTCGCTGAAGGTCGCGTACAAGCTGCACTGGGGCGCGCACTCGCCCTGGCCCGTGACGGGCTCCACGGTGGTCGCCACGCGCGTGGACGCGGGCGATTCGTGGAAGGGCGCCCGACTCAAGGACGCGCGCCCCATGCGCCGCTTCATCATCGACTTCGCGGCGCTGCCCGACTTCGCGGAGGACGACGTCCCGGTGGAGCTGGTCGTCAGCGCCTCCTCGGGCAAGGTCCTCCGCCCCATCGCCACGCGCCACACGCCCACCGGCGGCTGGCGCGCCACCTTCGAGCTGCACCCCACCACCCCCGTCCCCACCGAGCTGCGCGCGTTCCTCAAGCGCGGCCCGGAGACCCTCACCGAGACCTGGAGCTACCTGTGGATTCCGTGA
- a CDS encoding PAS domain S-box protein, whose protein sequence is MTVVHVSRDVDVPAAWRAGPCPLVVLDARESGSRMPLVRALRSLPGGASAVVLLVGRRGALRALEPALEDGADEVLAWPPDLEELRVRLDMAERRYVRRESRMGVPFGDELRDTMLAVSPVPTSITTLGEGKVVAANDAYFRAFGYTREEMMGKTTVDLHLWERPIDRAQVMERLRRHGSVRGVDAQYHTRTGELRHTLLFMGLVPYAGEPHVISFFPDITPIKQAEEEVRRSEVSFRTLIQSLPDLVAVFDRNARVRYANLKVARALGYSDVKELVGKHISDMIPPEDFASADARMHEALRTGRNALQERRMVRRDGGILHVESTTFPLHFDGEDSIVSVAHDLTERHQMQARLMLAERMASVGTLAAGVAHEINNPLAYLTANLAFAREELARVPAPGVDASMTEALSDAQAALSEAQQGAERVRTIVRDLKTFSRVDSVEDSVVDVRAVLESTLNLATTEIRHRARLVKLFEDVPPVRANESRLGQVFLNLLVNAAQAIPEGAPDRHEIRVGARLGEGGRVLVEVTDTGVGIATEHLPRLFDPFFTTKAPGVGTGLGLSICHNLVTALGGEIQVRSAPGRGSTFRVLLPSAEPVRVQAAPPAPRPEPAAPVEKRGRLLVVDDEPLVCTALGRTLRPHHDVTLATRAQDALERIEAGESYDVVFCDLMMPGMSGMDFYSTLMKRYPEQARRVIFLTGGAVTPQARAFLETVTSPHIEKPFAGRELLSLVQERLARA, encoded by the coding sequence ATGACGGTGGTCCACGTCTCCAGGGACGTGGATGTGCCAGCGGCATGGCGCGCCGGCCCCTGCCCACTGGTGGTGTTGGATGCACGCGAGAGTGGCTCGCGCATGCCGCTCGTGCGGGCCCTGCGCAGCCTGCCAGGCGGCGCGTCCGCCGTGGTGCTGCTCGTGGGACGCCGCGGCGCGCTGCGGGCCCTGGAGCCCGCGCTGGAGGACGGCGCCGACGAGGTGCTGGCCTGGCCGCCGGACCTGGAGGAGTTGCGGGTGCGGCTGGACATGGCCGAGCGCAGGTACGTCCGGCGCGAGTCCCGCATGGGCGTGCCCTTCGGGGACGAGCTGCGCGACACCATGCTCGCCGTCAGCCCCGTGCCCACCTCCATCACCACGCTGGGCGAGGGCAAGGTCGTCGCCGCCAATGACGCCTACTTCCGCGCCTTCGGCTACACGCGCGAGGAGATGATGGGCAAGACGACGGTGGACCTGCACCTGTGGGAGCGCCCCATCGACCGCGCGCAGGTGATGGAGCGGCTGCGCCGGCACGGCTCGGTGCGCGGCGTGGACGCCCAGTACCACACGCGCACGGGCGAGCTGCGCCACACGCTGCTCTTCATGGGCCTGGTGCCCTACGCGGGCGAGCCGCACGTCATCTCGTTCTTCCCGGACATCACGCCCATCAAGCAGGCGGAGGAGGAGGTGCGCCGCTCCGAGGTGAGCTTCCGCACGCTCATCCAGAGCCTGCCGGACCTGGTCGCCGTGTTCGACCGCAACGCGCGGGTGCGCTACGCCAACCTCAAGGTGGCGCGCGCGCTGGGCTACTCGGACGTGAAGGAGCTGGTCGGCAAGCACATCTCCGACATGATTCCCCCCGAGGACTTCGCGTCCGCGGACGCGCGCATGCACGAGGCCCTGCGCACCGGCCGCAACGCGCTGCAAGAGCGGCGCATGGTGCGCCGCGACGGCGGCATCCTCCACGTGGAGTCCACCACCTTCCCGCTGCACTTCGACGGCGAGGACTCCATCGTCTCCGTCGCGCATGACCTGACGGAGCGCCACCAGATGCAGGCCCGGCTGATGCTCGCCGAGCGCATGGCGTCGGTGGGCACGCTCGCCGCGGGCGTGGCGCACGAAATCAACAACCCGCTGGCCTACCTCACCGCCAACCTCGCCTTCGCGCGCGAGGAGCTCGCGCGCGTGCCCGCCCCCGGCGTGGACGCCTCGATGACGGAGGCGCTGTCGGACGCGCAGGCCGCGCTCTCCGAGGCCCAGCAGGGCGCCGAGCGCGTGCGCACCATCGTGCGCGACTTGAAGACCTTCAGCCGGGTGGACTCGGTGGAGGACTCCGTCGTGGACGTGCGCGCGGTGCTGGAGTCCACGCTGAACCTGGCCACCACGGAGATCCGCCACCGCGCGCGGCTGGTGAAGCTCTTCGAGGACGTGCCCCCCGTGCGCGCCAACGAGTCGCGGCTGGGCCAGGTGTTCCTCAACCTGCTGGTCAACGCCGCGCAGGCCATCCCCGAGGGCGCGCCGGACCGCCACGAGATTCGCGTGGGCGCGCGCCTGGGCGAGGGCGGCCGCGTGCTGGTGGAGGTGACGGACACGGGCGTGGGCATCGCCACCGAGCACCTGCCGCGCCTGTTCGACCCGTTCTTCACCACCAAGGCCCCCGGCGTGGGCACGGGACTGGGCCTGTCCATCTGCCACAACCTGGTGACGGCGCTCGGCGGTGAGATTCAAGTCCGCAGCGCCCCCGGCCGGGGCTCCACCTTCCGCGTGCTCTTGCCCTCGGCCGAGCCCGTGCGCGTCCAGGCCGCCCCGCCGGCACCGCGGCCCGAGCCCGCCGCCCCCGTGGAGAAGCGCGGCCGGCTGCTCGTCGTCGACGACGAGCCCCTGGTCTGCACCGCCCTGGGCCGCACCCTGCGCCCCCACCACGACGTCACGCTGGCGACACGCGCGCAGGACGCGCTGGAGCGAATCGAGGCCGGCGAGTCCTACGACGTCGTCTTCTGCGACCTGATGATGCCCGGCATGAGCGGGATGGACTTCTACTCCACCCTCATGAAGCGCTATCCGGAGCAGGCCCGCCGCGTCATCTTCCTCACTGGCGGTGCGGTGACACCCCAGGCCCGCGCCTTCCTCGAAACCGTCACCAGTCCCCACATCGAAAAGCCCTTCGCGGGACGCGAACTGCTGTCCTTGGTGCAGGAACGATTGGCCCGCGCCTGA
- a CDS encoding S1 family peptidase: MAEGVVDKSPPRDALFSASPSLVLLEVDGRPASGFVATEQGHLVTSLHAVAGAREIHAVMADGTRTEVAQVVAMDDRRDLAVLRLPVPELAPPLDLSAVCLPGEGDTVYVLRATASPAPEVRSQEVRAVQVLGDWLTLLELTRTLPDDFSGGPVLDLRGGVVGVATAALANGRSLGLVIPTRYLLPLLRGSGSLPLSALETPRRRASRVRQVPRHPLSLLEGANTDALESIATTLGHAINAGAPAYNRGDVDGCYRLYARTAEKLIATCEAFPGAQRALRDGLSRCAGLQDSDDRAWALRDAFDGLLDVIGRWLQVRPPSPRPSPKSSPSSTGIPVVPTAKRYLN; the protein is encoded by the coding sequence ATGGCCGAGGGAGTCGTCGACAAATCCCCCCCCCGTGACGCGCTGTTCTCCGCCTCGCCCTCCCTGGTGTTGCTGGAAGTCGATGGACGCCCCGCCTCGGGCTTCGTCGCCACCGAGCAGGGACATCTCGTCACCAGCCTCCACGCCGTCGCCGGAGCCCGCGAGATTCACGCGGTGATGGCGGACGGCACGCGCACGGAGGTGGCCCAGGTCGTCGCCATGGATGACCGCCGCGACCTGGCCGTGCTGCGACTGCCCGTCCCCGAGCTCGCTCCACCACTCGACCTGTCTGCCGTCTGCCTGCCCGGCGAGGGGGACACCGTCTACGTGCTGCGAGCCACCGCCAGCCCCGCACCGGAGGTCCGCTCGCAGGAGGTGCGGGCCGTCCAGGTGCTCGGCGACTGGCTCACCCTGCTGGAGCTCACCCGCACGCTCCCCGACGACTTCTCCGGCGGTCCGGTGCTCGACCTGCGCGGCGGCGTGGTGGGCGTGGCCACCGCGGCGCTCGCCAACGGCCGCTCGCTGGGCCTGGTCATCCCCACCCGCTACCTGCTGCCGCTCCTGCGGGGCTCGGGCAGCCTGCCGCTGTCCGCACTGGAGACGCCGCGCCGCCGCGCCAGCCGCGTGCGCCAGGTGCCACGCCATCCGCTGAGCCTTCTGGAGGGCGCCAACACCGATGCGCTGGAGTCCATCGCCACCACGCTCGGCCACGCCATCAACGCCGGCGCGCCCGCGTACAACCGGGGCGACGTGGACGGCTGCTACCGGCTCTATGCGCGCACCGCCGAGAAGCTCATCGCCACGTGCGAGGCCTTCCCCGGCGCCCAACGCGCCCTGCGCGACGGCCTGTCACGCTGCGCCGGCCTGCAGGACTCCGACGACCGGGCCTGGGCCCTGCGCGACGCCTTCGACGGGCTGCTGGACGTCATCGGCCGCTGGCTCCAGGTCCGCCCCCCGTCGCCGCGCCCCTCGCCCAAGTCCAGCCCGAGCAGCACCGGCATCCCCGTCGTTCCCACCGCCAAGCGCTACCTCAACTAG
- a CDS encoding M18 family aminopeptidase gives MSPTDTDALANDLLAYIDASPTPYHAVRETARRLEKAGYRALDERESWTLKPGERVYVTRGDTSIAAFQLGTAPVDRSGFRLVGSHTDSPNLRLKPNAQVSKNGYQQLGVEIYGGVLLHTWTDRDLSLAGRVVVMEGGKPKGHLVDFRRPLLRVPNLAIHLNRTVNSDGLKLNAQEHMVPVLGLESGGAVDLRGLLVQELAKGGVKAEPADILGYDLCLYDLQPSTRSGAHDEFLHAARLDNLASCHSSLTALLTAPPSREATSGVILFDHEEVGSRSAQGAASPFLRTLLERITLAHSDGKPDAFHRAIAQSFLVSADMAHAVHPNYASLHEPKHQPQMGLGPVIKSNVNQSYATDGESWAHFAALCREAGVTAQHFVTRTDLGCGSTIGPITAGQLGIRTVDVGNPMLSMHSIREMACASDVAAMVAVLRRFFA, from the coding sequence ATGAGCCCGACCGATACCGATGCCCTGGCCAATGACTTGCTCGCGTACATCGACGCCTCGCCGACGCCGTACCACGCGGTGCGCGAGACGGCCCGCCGCCTGGAGAAGGCCGGCTATCGCGCGCTGGACGAGCGCGAGTCCTGGACGCTGAAGCCGGGCGAGCGCGTCTACGTCACCCGGGGCGACACCAGCATCGCCGCCTTCCAGCTGGGCACCGCGCCGGTGGACCGCTCGGGCTTCCGGCTGGTCGGCTCGCACACGGACTCGCCCAACCTGCGGCTCAAGCCGAACGCGCAGGTGTCGAAGAACGGCTACCAGCAGCTCGGCGTCGAAATCTACGGCGGCGTCCTCTTGCACACGTGGACGGACCGCGACCTGTCGCTCGCCGGCCGCGTCGTGGTGATGGAGGGCGGCAAGCCCAAGGGCCACCTGGTGGACTTCCGCCGGCCGCTCTTGCGCGTGCCCAACCTGGCCATCCACCTCAACCGCACCGTCAACTCGGACGGCCTGAAGCTCAACGCCCAGGAGCACATGGTGCCGGTGCTGGGGCTGGAGAGCGGCGGCGCGGTGGACCTGCGCGGGCTGCTCGTGCAGGAGCTGGCGAAGGGTGGGGTGAAGGCCGAGCCCGCGGACATCCTCGGCTACGACTTGTGCCTCTATGATTTGCAGCCGTCCACGCGCTCGGGCGCGCACGACGAGTTCCTCCATGCCGCGCGCCTGGACAACCTCGCCAGCTGCCACTCGAGCCTGACGGCGCTGTTGACGGCCCCGCCCTCGCGCGAGGCCACCAGCGGCGTCATCCTGTTCGACCACGAGGAGGTGGGCAGCCGCAGCGCGCAGGGCGCCGCGTCCCCCTTCCTGCGCACGCTGCTGGAGCGCATCACCCTGGCGCACTCGGACGGCAAGCCCGACGCGTTCCACCGCGCCATCGCCCAGTCCTTCCTGGTCAGCGCGGACATGGCGCACGCGGTGCATCCCAACTACGCCTCGCTGCACGAGCCCAAGCACCAGCCGCAGATGGGCCTGGGTCCGGTCATCAAGTCCAACGTGAATCAGTCGTACGCGACGGATGGCGAGTCGTGGGCGCACTTCGCCGCGCTGTGCCGCGAGGCGGGCGTGACGGCGCAGCACTTCGTGACGCGCACGGACCTGGGCTGCGGCAGCACGATTGGACCCATCACCGCCGGGCAGCTGGGCATCCGCACGGTGGATGTGGGCAATCCCATGCTGTCGATGCACTCCATCCGGGAGATGGCGTGCGCCAGCGACGTGGCGGCGATGGTGGCCGTGCTGCGCAGGTTCTTCGCCTAG
- a CDS encoding DUF2378 family protein: MAVCVPRRNFEGLFMHALKPSGAFAQSLKDIGYDEEDLQEYYPLTVWRAALGVARRFVCAGQTPEVANRALGLSYVEGFAQTLVGRIFATAAPLLGTERCLTRLPTYLKAGREDMRMDLLPVREREWCVRVVDADPLPDFVAGVVEGVLLRTRVTARVEVFERAPAGYALRVCWEEPRATS, encoded by the coding sequence ATGGCCGTTTGCGTGCCGCGGCGAAATTTCGAGGGGCTGTTCATGCATGCCCTGAAGCCGTCCGGGGCGTTCGCCCAGTCCCTCAAGGACATCGGCTACGACGAAGAAGACCTCCAGGAGTACTACCCGCTCACCGTGTGGCGCGCCGCGCTAGGCGTGGCGCGGCGCTTCGTGTGCGCGGGGCAGACGCCGGAGGTGGCGAACCGGGCCCTGGGGCTGTCCTACGTGGAGGGCTTCGCGCAGACGCTGGTGGGGCGCATCTTCGCCACGGCGGCGCCGCTGCTCGGCACGGAGCGGTGTCTGACGCGGCTGCCCACGTACCTGAAGGCGGGCCGCGAGGACATGCGCATGGACCTTTTGCCCGTGCGCGAGCGCGAGTGGTGCGTGCGGGTGGTGGACGCGGACCCGCTGCCGGACTTCGTGGCGGGCGTGGTGGAGGGCGTGCTCCTGCGCACCCGGGTGACGGCGCGGGTGGAGGTGTTCGAGCGCGCCCCGGCGGGCTACGCGTTGCGGGTCTGCTGGGAGGAGCCTCGCGCGACTAGTTGA